TTAGGAAGAACTTTTAATTTTATGAGTGAAAAAATAGAGTCATTATTAAATATAGTTGAAGAAAAAGCTAAAAATTTGCAAAATATAGTTGATAATTTACAAGCAGCAATAATTGTAACAGATATTGATGGGGATATAATACTAATTAATAAATATGCTGAAAAAGAATTTTTTTTGAAAGAGGAAAAAAAGAATATTTTTTATCAAGAGAATTTTATTGAGTTTAGAAAAATAATAGAGAATAAAATAAAAAATAAAGATAGGAAAGAAGAAAAAATAATATGTAAAGACAAGGTATATAAGCTAAAATTAGACTTCATTTATGAAAAGGAGTTGCAGGTATTATTAGTCATTGAAGATATAACAGCTATAGAAAAGACAGAAAGTTTGAGAAGAGAGTTTGTCTCAAATGCTTCACACGAATTAAAGACACCAATAACTATAATAAGTGGATTTATAGAAACTATAAAATTAGGACATATAAAAGATGAAAAACAATTAAATCATTTTGTTGAAATAATGGAGAAGGAAGTAAAAAGGCTAGCTTTATTAACAGATAATTTATTACATTTGTCTAGAGCAGAAAAAATTTTAGCTGAAAACAGTGAAGAAAAAATACTTAATTTGAAGTTATTACTTGAAGAGATTAGAAAAAGTTTTTTTAATATAGCAGAAAGAAAAAAAATAGAAATAGAGATAAAAGCTGATGACAAGGAAATAAAAACAAAATTATCTAATGAATGGTTTAGAACTGTTATTGGAAATTTAATTGATAATTCGATAAAATATAGTAATAATGATAGTAAAATAGAATTAATAGGATATATTAAAGGAGAGTATTTATCTATTACTATAAAAGATGAAGGGATAGGAATTCCTAAAGAAGAATTAGAGAATATTTTTAGAAGATTCTATAGAGTGGATAAATCAAGAAATAGAAAAATAGAAGGAAATGGACTAGGATTAGCCATAGTGAAAAATATGGTATATAGTATAAATGGAAAAATAAATATAGAGAGTGAAGTAGGACTTGGAACTAAAATAGTTTTAGAGTTTCCCTTATTATAAATAGAGGTGGGGATATGACAAAAACAAAGTTAAAGGTTTTAATAGTGATTATTATATTGATTTCTTTTGTTATAGTAGTAAAAAATAAAAAGATAGAAAATTATCCTCAAAATACTATTGATGTAATAATAGCATATAAAGAAGGTGGAGGTACAGATATAGGAACACGATTACTATTAAAGAAAATTCAAAAATCTTTTCCAATTTCATTTAATATAAAAAATATACCTGGTAAAAATGGAGGAATAGGCTATAGTACTATATTGGGTGCGAAGCCAGATGGATATACAATAGGAGTTATAAACTTTCCTAATTTTTTAAGTCTTTCTCTACAAAAAAAATTGAATATTCAAAAGATGATATGGAAATAATAGCAAATTATATTTATGATTCAGGAGTCTTAATTGTAAATCTAAATAGTAAGTGGAAAAATTTAGAGGAGTTTATACTTGAAGCAAAGAAAAATCCGAGAAAAATAACATTAGGAAATAATGGGATAGGGATGTCAAATCATCTAGGTGGAATAATGTTAGAAAATGAAGCTGGAATAGAGTTTATACATACTCCATTTAGCAGTAGTAGTGATATTTTAGAAGCTCTAGAAAAAGGCTATATAGATGCAGCAATAGTAAAAATAAGTGAAGTAGGAGATGTTAATAGAAAATTTCAAATATTAGCTTCTTTTACAGAAGAGAGATTAGAGAGAATAGGAGATATTCCTACATTAAAGGAAAAAGGTTATGATGTAATATTTGGTTCAACAAGAGCATTTGTTGTACCTAAAGGAACACCTAGACAAATTTTAGAAAAGCTTCGTGAAATATTAAAAAAAGGTATACGTTCTTATGAGAATATAGAAAACTTTAAAAAAATAGGACTAAATATAAAATATATTGAAGCAGATGAGATGAAAAGTTGTATAGAAGAAGAGGAAAAAAATTGACAACTAAGGAGGTATAAAATTTATACCTCCTTAGTTATATTATTCTAACTAGAAATCCTTTTAGATACTCTGTTTCAGGAACAGAAACCGAAATAGGATGGCAAGAACTTTGGTGAAGTTGGTGAATAATAGTAGCTTTTACACCTGCATCTTTAACAGCATAAGCAAGAGCCATTCTAAGGTCATTACTAGTAACTGCTCCACTACAACTATATATAGCAAGTAATCCACCTTTATTAGTTAATTTTATTCCATT
The DNA window shown above is from Fusobacterium mortiferum ATCC 9817 and carries:
- a CDS encoding HAMP domain-containing sensor histidine kinase is translated as MRKKFLTVCFLLIFIISLSIGLIVNKRVKDNYIEMEVKMGLSQVNLINMYFSRRTEIETPLYRLAQVLENKSEYRVTFVNEEGIPVADSQDNSIILESNGKKYNIKEKNGNFPYYKIVKSLSKDVEVLEIYTEVFNLNGKKIRLVFSKELKFLKDFQKNIIITILLGIVIAGVISFILSLISITRIITPILSLTKIARKVALGNFRERIFISSGDEIEELGRTFNFMSEKIESLLNIVEEKAKNLQNIVDNLQAAIIVTDIDGDIILINKYAEKEFFLKEEKKNIFYQENFIEFRKIIENKIKNKDRKEEKIICKDKVYKLKLDFIYEKELQVLLVIEDITAIEKTESLRREFVSNASHELKTPITIISGFIETIKLGHIKDEKQLNHFVEIMEKEVKRLALLTDNLLHLSRAEKILAENSEEKILNLKLLLEEIRKSFFNIAERKKIEIEIKADDKEIKTKLSNEWFRTVIGNLIDNSIKYSNNDSKIELIGYIKGEYLSITIKDEGIGIPKEELENIFRRFYRVDKSRNRKIEGNGLGLAIVKNMVYSINGKINIESEVGLGTKIVLEFPLL
- a CDS encoding type 2 periplasmic-binding domain-containing protein translates to MTKTKLKVLIVIIILISFVIVVKNKKIENYPQNTIDVIIAYKEGGGTDIGTRLLLKKIQKSFPISFNIKNIPGKNGGIGYSTILGAKPDGYTIGVINFPNFLSLSLQKKLNIQKMIWK
- a CDS encoding tripartite tricarboxylate transporter substrate-binding protein, whose amino-acid sequence is MEIIANYIYDSGVLIVNLNSKWKNLEEFILEAKKNPRKITLGNNGIGMSNHLGGIMLENEAGIEFIHTPFSSSSDILEALEKGYIDAAIVKISEVGDVNRKFQILASFTEERLERIGDIPTLKEKGYDVIFGSTRAFVVPKGTPRQILEKLREILKKGIRSYENIENFKKIGLNIKYIEADEMKSCIEEEEKN